From Achromobacter spanius, a single genomic window includes:
- a CDS encoding CvpA family protein, with amino-acid sequence MTGFDFVVLAILVVSGVLGLVRGLLKEVLSLVAYLLAFVAAIWWGPTVYTWLEPYIETTLLRMGVSYAAVFIIVLLGVGLVNMTLAALIRSTGLSPADHGLGGMFGLARGLLIVLALVAAAGYTPLPQEPWWQDAMFSHSAIEAIKHIKTWLPPTLATWLPY; translated from the coding sequence GTGACCGGCTTCGACTTCGTCGTGCTGGCCATCCTGGTGGTATCGGGTGTGCTGGGCCTGGTGCGCGGCCTGCTCAAAGAGGTGCTGTCGCTGGTCGCCTATCTGCTGGCCTTCGTGGCCGCGATATGGTGGGGCCCCACGGTCTATACCTGGCTGGAGCCCTATATTGAAACGACGCTGCTGCGCATGGGAGTCTCCTACGCGGCGGTGTTCATCATCGTGTTGCTCGGCGTGGGGTTGGTCAATATGACGCTTGCCGCCCTGATCCGCAGCACCGGACTGAGCCCCGCCGATCACGGGCTGGGCGGAATGTTCGGGCTGGCCCGTGGTCTATTGATTGTGCTGGCGCTGGTCGCCGCCGCAGGGTATACGCCGCTGCCGCAAGAGCCATGGTGGCAGGACGCCATGTTTTCGCATTCGGCCATCGAGGCCATCAAACATATCAAGACGTGGCTGCCGCCAACCCTGGCGACGTGGCTGCCGTACTGA